The Peribacillus sp. FSL P2-0133 genome has a segment encoding these proteins:
- the spoVAD gene encoding stage V sporulation protein AD, whose amino-acid sequence MLTGHRTWVFDQKPVIVSTGTVGGPFEAEGLLADDFDLLHSDLWINQDTYEKAHKVLLEEASTKAIEKAGLQKEQIQFFLGGDLINQITPTSFACRTLGTPYLGLFGACSTSMEGLALGAYLVNTKGAEYLLTGASSHNAAVEKQFRYPTEYGGQKPPTAQWTVTGAGVALLSSAGEGPRVTSATIGRVIDMGLTDPFNMGGAMAPAAVDTIEAHLRERNLDPSYYDLIVTGDLGKIGHEVSLALFEKHGTPIKEEQYKDCGLMIYRDGQPVLSGASGPGCSATVVYGHLLNRMKKGEIKRLLVVATGALLSPLSFQQSETIPCIAHAVSIEYE is encoded by the coding sequence ATGCTTACGGGGCATCGCACATGGGTGTTTGATCAAAAGCCTGTCATCGTCTCCACAGGAACCGTTGGCGGTCCATTTGAAGCAGAAGGTTTGCTTGCGGATGATTTCGATCTTCTCCATTCCGATTTATGGATAAATCAAGATACCTATGAAAAGGCACATAAAGTCTTATTGGAAGAAGCGAGTACAAAAGCAATCGAAAAGGCGGGTCTTCAGAAGGAACAGATTCAATTTTTCCTTGGAGGCGACCTTATCAATCAAATAACCCCTACGAGTTTTGCCTGTCGTACACTGGGAACACCTTATCTCGGCTTATTTGGTGCCTGCTCCACCTCCATGGAGGGACTGGCTCTTGGTGCATACCTTGTCAATACCAAAGGGGCAGAGTACTTATTGACAGGAGCATCAAGTCATAACGCCGCAGTAGAAAAGCAATTTCGCTACCCAACTGAATACGGAGGGCAAAAACCTCCAACAGCCCAATGGACCGTTACAGGGGCAGGGGTGGCTTTATTAAGTAGTGCCGGGGAAGGCCCTAGGGTCACTTCAGCTACGATAGGCCGTGTCATCGACATGGGATTGACTGATCCTTTCAATATGGGCGGTGCCATGGCCCCAGCTGCTGTAGATACGATTGAAGCCCATTTAAGAGAACGGAACCTAGACCCATCCTATTATGATTTAATAGTGACCGGGGATTTAGGGAAGATTGGACATGAAGTTTCTCTGGCATTATTTGAAAAACATGGTACTCCGATTAAAGAAGAGCAATATAAAGATTGCGGTTTAATGATATACAGGGATGGTCAACCGGTCTTGTCCGGGGCAAGTGGCCCTGGATGTTCCGCAACCGTCGTTTATGGTCATTTATTGAATCGCATGAAAAAGGGAGAAATAAAACG
- a CDS encoding DUF1657 domain-containing protein yields the protein MTVINDVKTTIAGLKSAQASFETFALSTDNEQAKQLYQQAAQQTQTIVDSITPRIEEIQNEEPQYKQ from the coding sequence ATGACAGTAATAAACGATGTCAAAACAACTATAGCAGGGCTAAAAAGCGCTCAAGCGAGCTTTGAAACCTTCGCTCTTTCCACAGATAATGAGCAAGCCAAACAGCTATACCAACAAGCTGCCCAACAAACACAAACAATCGTGGACAGCATCACGCCTCGCATTGAAGAGATTCAAAACGAGGAACCTCAATATAAACAATAA
- a CDS encoding ammonium transporter — protein MTLETLNAGLDTVWVVLTAAMILLMEGGFALLEAGFVRTKNNVNIIMKVFADITIGTLCYFVVGFGLMYGTDVFGTIGASGFLLKGDLSHIDLTISMDAFWLFQGAFVIAVISIVSGAVAERINFRAYLIFVVMMTAFIYPIAGHWVWGAGWLSGLGMQDFAGSAVIHALGGFSALAAAIVIGPRAGKFTSRGTSSISLPSNLPLASVGAFLLWFGWFGFNAGSTLQATDVRIGHIAIVTMLSAASGGAVTLLYTLFRYGRSDAPSVINGSLAGLVGITAGCAFVSDLAALLIGAVSGMLMLAATNWLEARKIDDPVGAFPVHAASGMWGTIAVGLFSTENGLFAGGGWHLLGVQTLGLVVLCIWGFSVTWLVFKVINVWLPIRSTEEEEELGLDISYHGIMATHTSPEFIKVEDYYKQEEELTR, from the coding sequence ATGACTCTAGAAACGTTAAACGCTGGATTGGATACGGTTTGGGTGGTTCTGACAGCAGCCATGATTCTATTAATGGAGGGCGGGTTTGCTTTATTGGAGGCGGGGTTCGTCCGTACGAAGAATAATGTGAATATCATCATGAAGGTTTTTGCTGATATTACGATCGGAACGCTTTGCTATTTCGTCGTTGGTTTTGGCTTAATGTATGGAACCGATGTATTTGGAACCATTGGCGCAAGTGGCTTTCTGCTGAAAGGCGATTTGTCGCACATCGATCTTACGATTTCCATGGATGCATTTTGGTTATTTCAAGGGGCATTCGTCATCGCCGTTATTTCGATAGTTTCGGGAGCGGTTGCGGAAAGGATCAATTTTCGGGCTTATCTTATTTTTGTCGTAATGATGACGGCATTCATCTATCCGATTGCCGGTCACTGGGTATGGGGGGCTGGCTGGTTAAGCGGGTTAGGCATGCAGGACTTCGCAGGGTCTGCAGTCATTCATGCACTAGGCGGTTTTTCTGCACTTGCGGCTGCCATTGTAATCGGTCCGAGAGCAGGTAAATTCACTTCACGGGGGACTAGCTCCATTTCGCTGCCGAGTAATCTCCCACTGGCATCTGTCGGGGCATTCCTTTTATGGTTTGGCTGGTTTGGGTTCAATGCAGGAAGTACCTTGCAGGCTACAGATGTACGCATTGGCCATATTGCCATTGTCACGATGCTCTCAGCAGCATCAGGGGGAGCGGTGACCTTGCTTTATACACTATTTAGATATGGACGCTCGGATGCACCTTCCGTCATCAATGGCTCACTTGCAGGTCTTGTCGGGATTACAGCTGGCTGTGCATTCGTTAGTGATCTGGCAGCATTACTGATTGGAGCGGTTTCTGGAATGTTGATGTTAGCTGCGACCAATTGGTTGGAAGCCCGAAAAATCGATGATCCGGTTGGTGCCTTTCCCGTTCATGCGGCATCAGGAATGTGGGGTACGATAGCGGTCGGGCTTTTTTCCACTGAAAACGGATTGTTTGCAGGTGGGGGATGGCATTTGCTCGGAGTTCAAACGTTAGGATTAGTGGTGTTATGCATTTGGGGCTTTTCAGTAACATGGCTCGTTTTTAAAGTTATAAATGTTTGGCTGCCTATAAGATCCACTGAAGAAGAAGAAGAACTTGGGTTGGATATTAGTTATCATGGCATTATGGCCACACATACCTCACCAGAGTTCATTAAGGTAGAGGACTACTATAAGCAAGAGGAAGAATTGACAAGGTAA
- a CDS encoding group-specific protein gives MGACNLNHSQQDVRLKFESQKAFLPTELSQTLDRYLEKGNSQETLNELFHLLKKYDLSTQEEQESRNEKLKRIML, from the coding sequence ATGGGTGCATGCAATCTTAATCATTCGCAACAAGATGTCAGGCTGAAATTTGAGAGTCAAAAGGCATTTTTACCAACCGAATTGAGTCAAACATTAGATCGATATCTTGAAAAAGGGAATTCGCAAGAAACATTGAATGAACTTTTTCATCTATTGAAGAAGTATGACTTGTCTACCCAGGAGGAACAGGAATCTAGAAACGAAAAGTTGAAACGGATAATGCTGTAA
- a CDS encoding 5-bromo-4-chloroindolyl phosphate hydrolysis family protein: protein MNRFLADFVPILIAFPMVLPVWLISYFALNQPFALSVVISLAGGALSYWLSSVYFSSRYLKKHELTRKEYQYIKKNLIEAKSKIWRVQKALISVRHISSFKQRKDMIKMIRKIYSLTKKEPKRFYQAEQFYYSHLDSAMELAEKYVFLAQQPKKNRELELSLTETRKTLKELTNTIEKDLYKVIADDIDHLNFELDVAKQSIKTRKESQVIDESRRLK, encoded by the coding sequence ATGAATCGATTTCTTGCTGATTTTGTTCCGATATTGATTGCATTTCCAATGGTTTTGCCGGTTTGGCTGATTAGCTATTTTGCATTGAATCAACCGTTTGCCCTATCCGTTGTCATTTCTTTAGCAGGAGGGGCGCTTTCATACTGGCTAAGTTCCGTATATTTTTCATCAAGATACCTCAAAAAACATGAATTGACGAGAAAAGAATATCAATATATAAAGAAAAATTTAATTGAAGCAAAATCCAAGATATGGCGGGTTCAAAAAGCATTAATCTCGGTCAGGCATATCTCTTCTTTTAAACAGAGGAAGGATATGATTAAAATGATCAGAAAAATATATAGTCTGACAAAGAAAGAACCGAAGCGATTTTACCAGGCGGAACAATTTTATTACTCGCATCTGGATTCCGCCATGGAGCTTGCGGAGAAATATGTTTTTTTAGCACAGCAGCCAAAAAAGAATAGGGAACTCGAACTTTCCTTAACAGAGACTCGCAAAACTTTAAAGGAACTCACTAATACGATAGAAAAGGATTTATATAAAGTGATTGCCGATGATATCGATCACCTTAACTTCGAATTGGATGTTGCTAAGCAATCCATTAAAACTAGAAAAGAGTCACAAGTAATTGATGAAAGCAGGAGGTTAAAATGA